ggaAGTTTTGCAGAAAATCTATTCTTCATAATAGTAACTCAGATTTGTTGAGTTCCATGAATAAGCAAAGCATTCTAAAACGCTGGATTGTTTTCCTTCTagctttcttttttgttttataaatctgGCACATCAAGACTGGTCACACAGGTTTAACGTTAATGATAGGACTTGCAGGAACATGTTTGGCATTATTATGTCAATCCTGGTGCAGTGTGTCTTGATACAAGTGACAGTCGACACCTTACAGAAAAAGTTTTGGAAAATCAATCAATGAAGTCAACGTTTAAATTGTGTATGAACCTTAAAACGAACCCAGACTAATCAGCATTTCATGACTCAATTTCACAGCGAACACCAAGCACTTGTCGTTTGATGAGGTAGTGAACCAGTCCAGCCCCAGCAACTGCACGGTTTATTGTGGCGGAGTCTCTACAGGCCTTACAGGTTCATGTTTGCTCCAGGCTAAAACATTACACCtttgatttatttatgcttttGAGAAGCTGAACCTGGACTTTTTTTCCTGTACTGTCTGTGTAACCCTTTTGAATTCAGTTCATTCACTTGTGCAATGTGCTCCTGTCGTTCTGCTGTAGAACAACTCATGAGACAGACCTTTTCCCCTTTTGGCCAAATAATGGAAGTCCGAGTGTTCCCAGACAAAGGCTACTCGTTTGTGAGGTTTGTTGATGTCGTTCGAGTGAAATGTGGTGGTTACAGGTCCTAACGGTGGAGGCTGGTGTAACGCTCTTCATCTCTGCAGGTTCAACTCTCATGAAAGTGCAGCTCATGCGATAGTGTCTGTGAATGGCACGTCCGTAGAAGGTCACATGGTGAAATGTTACTGGGGTAAAGAGACTACAGAGATGGTGAGCCCTATTCAGCAGGTGCAGGTACCTCAGGTGAGCAGTAGTATGTTTCCATTCCACCTTTTATTCttatcttttaaattttttgatAACTCATGGgcatattgtgatttttttaatagcAGAACAAAGTTAGTTTTGCTGCACAACCATACGGCCAGTGGGGACAGTGGTACGGCAACACACAACAAATTAGTCAGTATGTCCCTAATGGCTGGCAGGTACCCACTTACAACGTGTACGGACAGGCCTGGAACCAGCAGGGCTTCAAGTAAGTCCACAGGTCAACTTGGCCTCTGTTTTGCTGAATTTCAAAAGGCTACTTTCTTGGTGTCTGATTCGTTGGGTTTATTACAGGGTTTCCGCAGGCCCTTTAATAGTGTTACATatagttttatcaaatttaaggccataatAATTCTTAAGTGGGACaagaaagtcttaaatttgaggaCTGAAAGACAAGAATTGCGATAAGGCTGAACGTGAGTGCTGAACTGCTTTGTTTACTGCAGTTACTGTAGAAACGCTGTAGTCTGCAGTTCcaaaagcgcctcctgctggcagaggaTGAATTGGCATTTTCAAGAAGCCTGTCTGctatttttgttcagaccaatatGAAAATTAACCCATGTTTTTATGCTGCAAACACGCAAGATTTTAAATTTGAACTAGTGgattattcattataaaaatctaaacaattaagaTCTATTTAGACCTTATGTAATGTAGTAATGTATTTGCATATTAATTGATACTTTTGGCTcgcattcattttttaaaaaatggtttaaaggctGAAAAGTGAAGTTTAGTTTTTGTGAAACTCCGCATCTGAACTGTAAATCACACCTGTTACAGTTCAATGTTTCCGTAGACATTGCCCAACCCTGCTTATatggtatacattttatttgtgctTATGGATcattaaaatcataaatatttttatttttttagattaaaagttTTGGTAACTCTTCACAaaaaggtctcatttgttaacaatGCAgtaactggtaacactttacaataagcttTCTTTTTTCATCTAAATGAACTATATTAACATTAACTTATGTTGTGATATTAAGttaaaaattacataaacattatatatattataatgtaaagtTAATCTGTTAACATTACTTACTATACTGAGAACTAACATGAacactaacatttttattaacattaacaaagattaataaatgctgtaaaaatatattgttctATTGTTAATATTACTGATTAATGCTTTACAATAAgtccttaataaaaacttttttgtaacaatgtatgAACCAACAAAAAACATAGTTatattatttcacagtacatTAATGTCAACAGATAAAACttacaattttaatttgtgtttgtcAATACACTGAGATGAATAATTGCTATATAAATATGGTTCATGTTAACAACTGAAaccatattgtaaagtgtaactGAAGTTttatgtatctctctctctctctgtgtctgcttTACACTCTTGAAGTTATAGCGGAACACTTTCATTGCTGTAACCCTTAAAACCATACCGCCAGAGGGTCTCTGTAAATGCATGTGTCCACTGTGCACTGTTTTCCTTATTCCTGGCACTGGTGGCTTGGGTTCGTCTTCGCTGCGTGCAGCTATATTTTTGTGTTCTTGTTTGTTATGATGTagtaattttcacaaataaagagaaatagctaaaaacataacatgaatttaaatgtaattatttcaggGTTTTCAAAACAATAGTCCTAACACTGTAAATATAAAAGTCCCACTTCTGACACTAAAACTGCCTataattaaaagaagaaaaaataaagaaagttgAACATTTGACAGCCACTGAAAAAATTTCCCGTAGTTGTGCTCAGCTCAAGTacttatttgaccaaaaatggtTCATGTTTGTAGTATAAAAACAAAAGATACAAATCTTTCAAACACAAAACTACTTATTAAAAATGATTGTACAAAATCGTGGGAACCTTTTCGTTTGACCACACAGAATGTGTATTTTAATCctcatttattatgtaatatCACAGAGCTAAAGTATTAACCAATAAGTGTCCTTAAAGAATCATTATTTTCTACAGCGCATGTGAATCTGAAACTAGTGGGTACCACACAATAACCCTTAGGGCCTTCCGTATCGAGGGAACCCTTTTCacagtaccagaactaattgtggaataCACACTTTTTGGCGTTTTCGCTTCGCTCTTACTCCGGAGCAGAGTCTAACCAGCGCAACTGTTACGATCCGTGACACAAATAGACATTGAATGTGCAAAGCAGTGGTAAATGGTTCAAATTAGGGGTTTATTAGATGCCACTATACCAGTTAGTGGAGAATGCGTGTTGACTCTGTAGTCAACATTTCCACTCGTACAGTTAGATTAAATTGGGAGACTTGTGTGATTGCTGTCAGTGCTTATGATGAAATAAAAACACTAGCTGTTTATCTCCTTAAACATCTTCTCGTCCACCAGCTAACAGTTCTTTTGTCTTGTAGTCACATACAGGCTGGTGCCGGGTGGCCCGGTGTGAGTGCCGTGAGTAACGGAGGCATGGTGGAGCCTGCGCAGGGAGTCAACGGGACCGTGCTAGCCAACCAGTCCAGCATGGGCACTGCAGGATACCACACACACTGATGGAGCGACGGACAACTCTAGCACTCCACTGCGGCCGCAGCAGGGATCTACACACCACCCCCACCCCTTTCTCAAACACCCATCAAGATGCCTGGCCTGGGGAGGGGGTGTGCCATTTTTTTTCCTGACCCTCCCCACCCTCAATGTGTTATTTTCCTTGAGTTTAAGACTTTAAGGCAGATCCTGCTCGTCATCGCGGGGTCTCGAGTTGCCCTACACTGGGATGAAACGACACACccagaaacacaaacatattCAGACACGTTAACACACATAAATCCACGAGTCTTCGGCCTGGTGTCCGACCGACTTCATCCAAGAGGACTATGCCATTTTTTAAGTCCAAGTactataaatcaataaaatcaacaATGACTGCAACCTttccatttttgctttttttttttttttggtttgtttagagCGTTTTCAGCTGCTGATTTTGTAATATATGAAGCtttgcctttttcttttcttttttggactTGCCATTTTAAAAGCAACATTTTGTTGAGCGGAGTGATGACACCAATGAATCGTGTGAAATGTcaactttttttgtgtttataaaatgaataaaatggatgtcagttgtattttttttagacaTTCAATTTCTCAAACTGAACCAATTGCAGGGATGACTGCCACATTTTTTTCCTTAAAGGCAGGtgaatattgcacaatattaataCGTTTTCACAAGATTTGATGTTAGGcaaattttagatattttaaattgttttgcattCCACTTTTTTTGAGGGCTTATAAGTACAGTATACCATTCTGTATATAAATAACCATACAACTGTTGGGACGCTATATAAAGATAATTCAGATGTTGATCATGAatgcttttgcttgttttttttttttgtttttttttttctaggtagGTAGGTGGGAGGGACGGTGGGTGGGAAGAGGTTTTGGGCATCATCGCAAATATCCTTCAGCATTAGTGACTCTGTTAAAGCTGATCCATGCGGTTGTAAGGATTCTTCCAGAGAACACATGGAGAAGAATTTGCTGCCTTGCACTGCAATTAACATTTTGTTAGAATTGCTATAATTCTTTGTATAAAATcgaaatgttaactttttttttttttttttaaataaagtatttggTAGCCAGACAAGAAACCTGAACGGATCAGAATTTTGCACTGTTGCCCAATGGAGTTTTAATACACAAAACCAATTATGTTGCCTTATTTGAGTTGATTTCATTTGAACAAACTGATGTTAATGAAATATAGGCAGTGCCTACAAATACATCGAGACCTTGGGTTTTGagggattttttaaataataatcatccTATTATTACATGTTCTTGCTTTGTCCCATTAAAATGCAGATGCGAACCAACATTTCTGTCCTGTCTTTGAGCTGGATGGTCTTACACTACATTACGTTACttgtaaaaacttattttttttcaggGGCAAAATTGCCGGTTGTGTTGGAAATAAGTAgtttgttgattaaaaaaaaaaaaaaaaaaaaatatatatatatatatatatatatatatatatatgaattcgtgatgtatatgta
The sequence above is drawn from the Carassius auratus strain Wakin chromosome 5, ASM336829v1, whole genome shotgun sequence genome and encodes:
- the LOC113082403 gene encoding nucleolysin TIA-1-like isoform X1, with protein sequence MMDDEQPKTLYVGNLSRDVTEALIVQLFGQIGPCKSCKMILDTAGNDPYCFVEFFEHRHAAASIAAMNGRKIMGKEVKVNWATSPSSQKKDTSNHFHVFVGDLSPEITTDDVRAAFAPFGRISDARVVKDMATGKSKGYGFVSFFNKWDAENAIQQMGGQWLGGRQIRTNWATRKPPAPKVTYETNTKHLSFDEVVNQSSPSNCTVYCGGVSTGLTEQLMRQTFSPFGQIMEVRVFPDKGYSFVRFNSHESAAHAIVSVNGTSVEGHMVKCYWGKETTEMVSPIQQVQVPQQNKVSFAAQPYGQWGQWYGNTQQISQYVPNGWQVPTYNVYGQAWNQQGFNHIQAGAGWPGVSAVSNGGMVEPAQGVNGTVLANQSSMGTAGYHTH
- the LOC113082403 gene encoding nucleolysin TIA-1-like isoform X2 — its product is MMDDEQPKTLYVGNLSRDVTEALIVQLFGQIGPCKSCKMILDTAGNDPYCFVEFFEHRHAAASIAAMNGRKIMGKEVKVNWATSPSSQKKDTSNHFHVFVGDLSPEITTDDVRAAFAPFGRISDARVVKDMATGKSKGYGFVSFFNKWDAENAIQQMGGQWLGGRQIRTNWATRKPPAPKVTYETNTKHLSFDEVVNQSSPSNCTVYCGGVSTGLTEQLMRQTFSPFGQIMEVRVFPDKGYSFVRFNSHESAAHAIVSVNGTSVEGHMVKCYWGKETTEMVSPIQQVQVPQNKVSFAAQPYGQWGQWYGNTQQISQYVPNGWQVPTYNVYGQAWNQQGFNHIQAGAGWPGVSAVSNGGMVEPAQGVNGTVLANQSSMGTAGYHTH